In Banduia mediterranea, a single window of DNA contains:
- a CDS encoding type IV pilin protein, which produces MKQPDSRPGGFSLVELMVTVAIVAILASIAYPSYRGYVLRANRTAAKGALSEIASRQEGYFVDRKGYAGTLGALGYAAATLYLASDGTLSSSEQTSSIYRISLSGGLTNTCPSTGTASTTNYSILAVPVASQASDTVCGSLCLGASGRKLASGTRPENCWSR; this is translated from the coding sequence GCGGATTCAGTCTGGTCGAGCTGATGGTGACGGTGGCGATCGTGGCAATTCTTGCCTCGATCGCCTACCCCAGCTATCGCGGCTATGTGCTGCGCGCCAACCGTACCGCGGCCAAGGGCGCCCTGAGCGAAATTGCCTCGCGTCAGGAAGGGTACTTCGTGGATCGCAAGGGCTACGCCGGCACGCTCGGCGCACTGGGCTATGCCGCCGCGACCCTGTATCTGGCGTCCGATGGGACACTGTCCTCAAGTGAACAGACCTCCAGCATCTACAGGATCAGTCTGTCCGGCGGCCTGACGAACACCTGCCCCAGTACCGGGACCGCCAGCACGACGAACTACTCGATCCTGGCCGTGCCGGTCGCCTCGCAGGCCAGCGATACCGTTTGCGGCAGCCTCTGTCTGGGGGCGAGCGGCCGTAAGCTGGCCTCGGGCACCCGTCCGGAAAACTGCTGGTCCCGATAG